One Peromyscus leucopus breed LL Stock chromosome 2, UCI_PerLeu_2.1, whole genome shotgun sequence DNA window includes the following coding sequences:
- the Ccne2 gene encoding G1/S-specific cyclin-E2 isoform X2 — translation MSRRSRLQAKQQHAQPSHPDSPLEAQIIQAKKRKTAQDVKKRQEEITKKHQYEIRNCWPPVLSGGISPCIIIETPHKEIETSDFSRFTNYRFKNLFINPSPLPDLSWGCSQEVWQNMLQKENRYVHDKHFEVLHSDLEPQMRSILLDWLLEVCEVYTLHRETFYLAQDFFDRFMLTQKDINKNMLQLIGITALFIASKLEEIYAPKLQEFAYVTDGACSEVDILKMELNILKALNWELCPVTVISWLNVFLQVDAVKDVPKVLLPQYSQETFIQIAQLLDLCILAVDSLEFQYRILAAAALCHFTSIEVVKKASGLEWDDISECVDWMVPFVSVVKSVSPVKLKTFKKIPMEDRHNIQTHTNYLALLNEVNYVNTFRKGGQLSPVCNGGIMTPPKSTEKPPVKH, via the exons ATGTCGAGACGCAG CCGTTTACAAGCTAAGCAGCAGCATGCCCAGCCCAGCCACCCAGACTCCCCACTAGAAGCCCAGATAATTCAGGCCAAGAAGAGAAAAACGGCACAG GATGTCAAAAAAAGACAAGAGGAGATCACCAAGAAGCATCAGTATGAGATCAGG AATTGTTGGCCACCTGTCCTGTCTGGAGGAATCAGTCCTTGCATTATCATCGAAACACcccataaagaaatagaaacaagtgACTTCTCTAGGTTTACAAATTacagatttaaaaatcttttcattaATCCTTCGCCTCTGCCAGACTTAag CTGGGGATGTTCACAGGAGGTTTGGCAAAACATGCTACAGAAGGAGAACAGATACGTACATGACAAACATTTTGAAGTTCTTCATTCTGACCTGGAACCACAGATGAGGTCAATACTTTTAGACTGGCTTTTGGAG GTATGTGAAGTATACACACTTCATAGGGAGACATTTTACCTTGCCCAAGACTTTTTTGACAGATTTATGTTGAcacaaaaagatataaataaaaatatgcttcAACTCATTGGGATTACCGCATTATTCATTGCTTCTAAACTTGAG gAAATCTACGCTCCAAAACTCCAAGAGTTTGCTTATGTCACTGATGGTGCTTGCAGTGAAGTAGATATCTTAAAGATGGAACTCAATATATTAAAG GCATTAAATTGGGAACTTTGTCCTGTAACAGTCATTTCCTGGTTGAATGTTTTTCTCCAAGTTGATGCTGTTAAAGATGTTCCTAAGGTTCTTCTACCTCAATATTCTCAGGAGACGTTCATCCAGATAGCACAG CTTTTAGATCTGTGCATCTTAGCCGTTGACTCATTAGAATTCCAATACAGAATTCTGGCAGCTGCAGCCTTATGCCATTTTACCTCCATTGAAGTGGTTAAGAAAGCCTCAG GTTTGGAATGGGATGACATTTCAGAATGTGTAGACTGGATGGTGCCTTTTGTCAGTGTAGTAAAAAGTGTAAGTCCAGTGAAGCTAAAGACTTTTAAGAAGATACCCATGGAAGACAGACACAATatccagacacacacaaattatttggCTTTGCTG AATGAAGTAAACTATGTGAACACCTTCAGAAAAGGAGGGCAGCTGTCACCCGTGTGTAATGGCGGCATTATGACACCCCCAAAGAGTACTGAAAAACCACCAGTAAAGCACTGA
- the Ccne2 gene encoding G1/S-specific cyclin-E2 isoform X1, which produces MSRRSSRLQAKQQHAQPSHPDSPLEAQIIQAKKRKTAQDVKKRQEEITKKHQYEIRNCWPPVLSGGISPCIIIETPHKEIETSDFSRFTNYRFKNLFINPSPLPDLSWGCSQEVWQNMLQKENRYVHDKHFEVLHSDLEPQMRSILLDWLLEVCEVYTLHRETFYLAQDFFDRFMLTQKDINKNMLQLIGITALFIASKLEEIYAPKLQEFAYVTDGACSEVDILKMELNILKALNWELCPVTVISWLNVFLQVDAVKDVPKVLLPQYSQETFIQIAQLLDLCILAVDSLEFQYRILAAAALCHFTSIEVVKKASGLEWDDISECVDWMVPFVSVVKSVSPVKLKTFKKIPMEDRHNIQTHTNYLALLNEVNYVNTFRKGGQLSPVCNGGIMTPPKSTEKPPVKH; this is translated from the exons ATGTCGAGACGCAG TAGCCGTTTACAAGCTAAGCAGCAGCATGCCCAGCCCAGCCACCCAGACTCCCCACTAGAAGCCCAGATAATTCAGGCCAAGAAGAGAAAAACGGCACAG GATGTCAAAAAAAGACAAGAGGAGATCACCAAGAAGCATCAGTATGAGATCAGG AATTGTTGGCCACCTGTCCTGTCTGGAGGAATCAGTCCTTGCATTATCATCGAAACACcccataaagaaatagaaacaagtgACTTCTCTAGGTTTACAAATTacagatttaaaaatcttttcattaATCCTTCGCCTCTGCCAGACTTAag CTGGGGATGTTCACAGGAGGTTTGGCAAAACATGCTACAGAAGGAGAACAGATACGTACATGACAAACATTTTGAAGTTCTTCATTCTGACCTGGAACCACAGATGAGGTCAATACTTTTAGACTGGCTTTTGGAG GTATGTGAAGTATACACACTTCATAGGGAGACATTTTACCTTGCCCAAGACTTTTTTGACAGATTTATGTTGAcacaaaaagatataaataaaaatatgcttcAACTCATTGGGATTACCGCATTATTCATTGCTTCTAAACTTGAG gAAATCTACGCTCCAAAACTCCAAGAGTTTGCTTATGTCACTGATGGTGCTTGCAGTGAAGTAGATATCTTAAAGATGGAACTCAATATATTAAAG GCATTAAATTGGGAACTTTGTCCTGTAACAGTCATTTCCTGGTTGAATGTTTTTCTCCAAGTTGATGCTGTTAAAGATGTTCCTAAGGTTCTTCTACCTCAATATTCTCAGGAGACGTTCATCCAGATAGCACAG CTTTTAGATCTGTGCATCTTAGCCGTTGACTCATTAGAATTCCAATACAGAATTCTGGCAGCTGCAGCCTTATGCCATTTTACCTCCATTGAAGTGGTTAAGAAAGCCTCAG GTTTGGAATGGGATGACATTTCAGAATGTGTAGACTGGATGGTGCCTTTTGTCAGTGTAGTAAAAAGTGTAAGTCCAGTGAAGCTAAAGACTTTTAAGAAGATACCCATGGAAGACAGACACAATatccagacacacacaaattatttggCTTTGCTG AATGAAGTAAACTATGTGAACACCTTCAGAAAAGGAGGGCAGCTGTCACCCGTGTGTAATGGCGGCATTATGACACCCCCAAAGAGTACTGAAAAACCACCAGTAAAGCACTGA